Proteins from a genomic interval of Chroococcidiopsis thermalis PCC 7203:
- a CDS encoding 2'-5' RNA ligase family protein: MNTETSLFFVALLPPLDIQDYATQIKQYFATQYHSRAALKSPPHITLQPPFRWLNANTPASALEECLQEFARDRASIPITLNGFAAFPPRVIYIDVVRSAELLALQADLMAQLAAKLGIVDRVSKTRPFAPHMTVGFKDLTRQNFRLAWQEFQPRQLYFEFTASCLTLLRHDGKKWQIQSEFGFGGNG; the protein is encoded by the coding sequence TTGAATACCGAAACCAGTTTATTCTTTGTTGCTCTACTACCTCCACTAGATATTCAAGACTATGCCACCCAGATTAAACAATATTTTGCCACGCAGTATCACAGCCGCGCCGCCCTAAAATCTCCACCCCACATAACTTTGCAACCTCCGTTTAGGTGGTTAAATGCGAATACACCCGCTTCCGCTTTAGAAGAGTGTTTGCAAGAGTTTGCTCGCGATCGCGCCTCAATTCCAATTACGCTCAATGGTTTTGCAGCGTTCCCTCCGCGCGTAATCTATATAGACGTGGTGCGATCGGCTGAATTACTGGCTTTACAAGCCGATTTGATGGCACAATTAGCAGCAAAATTAGGAATTGTCGATCGCGTATCCAAAACCCGCCCCTTTGCACCCCACATGACGGTAGGGTTTAAAGACTTAACCAGACAAAACTTTCGCTTAGCATGGCAAGAATTTCAGCCGCGACAACTCTACTTTGAGTTTACAGCTAGCTGTTTAACGCTACTGCGACACGACGGCAAAAAGTGGCAGATTCAATCGGAATTTGGTTTTGGTGGTAATGGGTAA
- a CDS encoding phasin family protein yields the protein MPGLGDIVQKAFYLGVGLASYASEKATGKLAELRSQAQKLADELVAKGEMTADEAKRYVDDLMRQAQQPPTEVDGSKASSEPRRIEILSDDEENPTTPTTQTAGDDNVDRLREQVQKLQDELRRLQRE from the coding sequence ATGCCTGGTTTAGGGGATATCGTGCAAAAAGCGTTTTATCTCGGCGTTGGATTAGCTTCTTATGCCAGCGAGAAGGCGACAGGTAAGCTAGCAGAACTGCGATCGCAGGCTCAAAAACTGGCAGATGAGCTAGTAGCGAAGGGTGAGATGACCGCTGATGAAGCAAAGCGGTACGTGGATGACTTGATGAGGCAAGCTCAACAGCCACCAACTGAAGTAGATGGGAGTAAAGCTTCTAGCGAACCGCGTCGGATTGAAATTCTGTCCGATGATGAAGAAAATCCCACAACCCCAACGACTCAAACTGCTGGCGATGATAATGTAGATCGGTTACGCGAGCAGGTACAAAAACTGCAAGATGAACTCAGACGACTGCAACGGGAATAG
- a CDS encoding phycobilisome rod-core linker polypeptide, whose translation MSVKASGGSSVARPQLYQTLAVATISQAEQQDRFLGRGELDELANYFASGNKRLEIAETLTKNSEIIVSRAANRIFVGGSPMAYLEKPRETEMAMAATVPDVKQGMQLGTITYVESRGGGFLEGLRSLFSASPGGGGGGPTPPGFRPINVARYGPGNMQKSLRDLSWFLRYATYAIVAGDPNIISVNVRGLREIIENACSGEATIVALQEMRASALSYFRQNPEAANIVAQYMDVLITEFKAPTPSNKLRQRPSSDQQGLQLPQIYFNAAERRPKYAMKPGLSAAEKNDIVKAAYRQVFERDITRAYSQSISYLESQVKNGDISMKEFIRRLAKSPLYRKQFYEPFINSRALELAFRHILGRGPSSREEVQKYFSIVSNGGLSALIDALVDSQEYSDYFGEETVPYIRGLGQEAQECRNWGPQQDLLNYSAPFRKVPQFITTFAAYNRPLPDQHPYGSGNDPLEIQFGAIFPKETRNPSSSPAPFGKDTKRILIHQGPGINNQNSNPRARGEFPGTLGAKVFRLDQIPATGGRKSPTTSSVRFSESSTQAVIRAAYLQVFGRDVYEGQRLKVAEIKLENGEISLREFIRALAKSDLFRKLYWTPFYVCKAIEYIHRRLLGRPTYGRQENNKYFDICAKKGFYALVDAIIDSPEYGEAFGEDTVPYERYLTPQGQALRSLRTGSIREDVGARVDKEETPRFVELGAVTEMRTQPDIQIRVAQGVTKQREQTKIFKLEENSDKVAVQTVIRAAYRQIFERDIEPYIAQNEFTALESKLGNGEITVKEFIEGLGNSNLYLKEFYAPYPNTKVIEQGTKHFLGRAPIDQAEIRKYNQILATQGLRAFVGAMVNSAEYAQVFGEYYVPYRRFPTLPAANFPNTEKLYNQLTKQNDDIVVPSFEPVQPRMATENMPLMAKAIADMAAKARQVDKSKPLFIELGRSYNDGRGQSVEVGVGTTRRKPARIYRMTQGANQGEIAQVINAIYCQVMDVFSGQVPVYFRRSDLESKLRNGEISVREFIRALASSEIYCRRFYTPYPNTKVIEFLFRHLLGRAPATQGEIRQYNKLLSEGGLKAAVDAMVESPEYAQYFGEDVVPYRRYPSLPAGNYLGSVKAAADLVKQSWSDLSPSLLAQSFGQR comes from the coding sequence ATGAGTGTTAAGGCAAGTGGTGGAAGCTCAGTTGCACGTCCGCAACTATATCAAACGCTAGCAGTCGCAACCATTTCCCAAGCCGAACAGCAAGACCGCTTTTTAGGGCGGGGCGAACTGGACGAGTTAGCCAACTATTTCGCCTCTGGCAATAAGCGGCTAGAAATTGCTGAAACTTTAACAAAAAATTCTGAGATTATTGTATCCCGTGCCGCTAACCGCATCTTTGTCGGTGGTTCGCCAATGGCTTATCTGGAAAAACCCAGAGAAACAGAAATGGCGATGGCAGCAACTGTACCTGATGTCAAACAAGGGATGCAGTTAGGAACTATCACCTACGTTGAGAGTCGGGGCGGCGGTTTCTTAGAGGGATTGCGATCGCTTTTCAGTGCTAGTCCTGGTGGTGGTGGCGGTGGTCCTACACCTCCTGGTTTTCGCCCCATCAACGTCGCCCGCTACGGTCCTGGGAACATGCAAAAATCCCTACGGGACTTGTCGTGGTTTTTACGTTATGCGACGTATGCGATCGTAGCTGGCGATCCAAATATTATCTCTGTTAACGTGCGGGGTCTGCGGGAGATCATTGAAAACGCCTGTTCTGGCGAAGCAACCATTGTCGCATTGCAGGAAATGCGGGCATCGGCGCTGTCTTATTTCCGCCAGAATCCTGAAGCAGCAAATATTGTTGCTCAGTACATGGACGTATTGATTACAGAATTTAAAGCCCCTACACCTTCTAATAAACTGCGTCAGCGTCCTTCGTCCGACCAGCAAGGGTTACAACTGCCACAAATCTACTTTAATGCGGCAGAAAGACGACCCAAGTATGCGATGAAACCAGGGCTATCGGCAGCGGAAAAGAACGATATTGTTAAAGCTGCTTATCGCCAAGTCTTCGAGCGCGATATTACCCGCGCTTACAGCCAGTCGATTTCTTACTTGGAATCTCAAGTTAAGAACGGCGATATCTCCATGAAAGAGTTTATTCGCCGCTTAGCAAAATCGCCCCTGTATCGTAAGCAATTTTACGAGCCATTCATCAACAGCCGCGCCCTGGAATTAGCTTTTCGTCACATTTTGGGTCGGGGTCCGAGTTCTCGCGAAGAAGTCCAGAAATATTTCTCGATTGTTTCTAATGGTGGCTTATCAGCACTAATAGACGCGCTGGTAGATTCTCAGGAATACTCCGACTACTTCGGGGAAGAGACTGTACCTTATATTCGCGGTCTGGGTCAAGAAGCGCAAGAGTGTCGTAACTGGGGTCCCCAACAAGACTTACTCAATTACAGCGCCCCCTTCCGCAAAGTACCGCAATTCATCACGACATTTGCGGCGTACAATAGACCGCTACCCGACCAACATCCGTATGGTTCTGGTAACGATCCGTTAGAAATTCAGTTTGGGGCAATCTTCCCGAAAGAAACCCGCAACCCTAGCAGCAGCCCTGCACCTTTTGGTAAAGATACTAAGCGGATCTTGATCCACCAAGGACCAGGGATTAATAACCAAAACAGCAATCCGAGAGCGCGGGGTGAATTCCCTGGCACTTTGGGCGCGAAAGTCTTCCGCTTGGATCAAATTCCAGCGACGGGTGGGAGAAAATCTCCTACAACTTCTAGCGTTAGATTCTCGGAAAGTTCGACTCAAGCCGTGATCCGCGCCGCTTACCTACAAGTATTCGGACGGGATGTGTACGAAGGACAGCGGCTGAAGGTAGCTGAAATTAAACTGGAAAACGGTGAAATTTCGCTTCGAGAGTTTATCCGTGCCTTAGCTAAGTCGGATCTATTCCGCAAGCTGTATTGGACACCATTCTATGTCTGTAAGGCGATCGAATACATTCACCGCCGCCTGTTGGGTCGTCCAACTTATGGCAGACAAGAAAACAACAAATACTTCGATATTTGTGCCAAGAAGGGCTTCTACGCTCTGGTAGACGCAATTATTGACAGCCCGGAATACGGCGAAGCTTTTGGGGAAGATACCGTACCATACGAGCGCTATCTGACACCTCAAGGTCAAGCACTGCGATCGCTGCGTACTGGTAGCATTCGCGAAGATGTTGGCGCAAGAGTCGATAAAGAAGAAACTCCCCGCTTTGTCGAACTGGGTGCTGTTACCGAAATGCGGACGCAGCCAGATATTCAGATTCGCGTGGCTCAAGGTGTTACCAAGCAGCGGGAACAAACGAAGATCTTCAAGCTAGAAGAAAACAGCGACAAAGTAGCCGTACAAACAGTTATCCGTGCTGCTTACCGTCAAATCTTCGAGCGCGACATCGAACCCTACATCGCCCAAAACGAATTCACCGCCCTAGAAAGCAAATTAGGCAATGGTGAAATTACCGTTAAGGAATTTATCGAAGGGTTAGGAAACTCAAACTTATATCTCAAAGAGTTTTACGCTCCTTATCCCAACACCAAGGTTATCGAGCAGGGAACCAAGCATTTCTTAGGACGCGCCCCCATCGATCAAGCTGAAATTCGCAAGTATAACCAAATCCTCGCAACTCAAGGTTTACGTGCCTTTGTTGGAGCAATGGTTAACAGTGCGGAATACGCTCAGGTATTTGGCGAATACTACGTGCCTTACCGTCGCTTCCCCACCTTGCCAGCAGCTAACTTCCCGAATACCGAGAAGCTATACAACCAGCTGACGAAGCAGAACGATGATATTGTCGTTCCCAGCTTCGAGCCAGTACAACCGCGCATGGCAACGGAAAATATGCCATTAATGGCAAAAGCGATCGCGGATATGGCAGCCAAAGCACGGCAAGTCGATAAGAGCAAGCCGCTATTTATCGAACTCGGTCGCTCCTATAACGACGGACGCGGACAATCTGTAGAAGTTGGTGTCGGTACGACTCGCCGCAAACCAGCGCGGATCTACCGCATGACACAGGGAGCCAACCAAGGGGAAATCGCCCAAGTTATCAACGCGATTTACTGTCAGGTCATGGATGTATTTAGCGGTCAAGTACCCGTTTACTTCCGTCGTTCTGACTTGGAGAGCAAACTGCGTAATGGTGAAATCTCGGTGCGCGAATTTATCCGTGCCTTGGCTAGCTCCGAAATTTACTGTCGTCGCTTCTACACCCCCTATCCCAACACCAAGGTGATTGAATTCCTGTTCAGACACCTGTTGGGACGCGCACCTGCAACTCAGGGTGAAATCAGACAGTACAACAAATTATTGTCTGAGGGCGGCTTAAAAGCGGCTGTAGACGCGATGGTGGAGAGTCCAGAGTATGCCCAGTACTTCGGCGAAGACGTAGTGCCATACCGTCGCTATCCGTCTCTCCCTGCTGGTAACTATCTGGGTAGCGTTAAGGCTGCGGCTGACTTAGTGAAGCAGTCTTGGTCTGACCTATCTCCTTCGTTGTTAGCGCAGTCCTTCGGGCAGCGGTAA
- a CDS encoding DMT family transporter — protein sequence MYLLMVLISAILFTIGGVFMKLSEGLSQPIPTLLVYIFFIAGASIQTVAMRKATLGVTYIVVLGLESILAVLFGVVLFQESLSYINVIGVSFIVAGMGFLQGKK from the coding sequence ATGTATTTATTAATGGTTCTGATTTCAGCAATTCTTTTCACCATTGGCGGTGTATTCATGAAGCTATCTGAAGGGTTATCTCAGCCTATCCCTACCTTATTGGTATACATCTTCTTTATTGCTGGAGCAAGTATACAGACTGTTGCCATGCGTAAGGCTACGCTAGGAGTAACATATATTGTCGTACTAGGATTAGAATCAATCCTAGCAGTTTTATTTGGGGTTGTTTTATTTCAAGAAAGTTTGTCTTACATCAATGTCATTGGTGTCAGTTTTATTGTTGCTGGCATGGGTTTTTTACAAGGTAAAAAATAG
- the apcB gene encoding allophycocyanin subunit beta, translating into MQDAITSVINTSDVQGKYLDTAAMEKLKGYFQSGELRVRAATTIAANAAAIVKEAVAKSLLYSDITRPGGNMYTTRRYAACIRDLDYYLRYSTYAMLAGDPSILDERVLNGLKETYNSLGVPVGATVQAIQAMKEVTASLTGPDAGKEMGVYFDYICSGLS; encoded by the coding sequence ATGCAAGACGCAATTACCTCTGTAATCAACACTTCAGACGTTCAAGGTAAGTACTTGGACACCGCTGCTATGGAAAAGCTAAAAGGCTACTTCCAAAGTGGCGAACTGCGAGTTCGTGCTGCTACCACCATCGCTGCTAATGCTGCTGCGATCGTTAAGGAAGCTGTAGCTAAGTCCCTGCTGTATTCTGATATCACCCGCCCAGGTGGTAACATGTACACCACTCGCCGCTATGCTGCTTGCATTCGCGACCTCGACTACTACCTCCGCTATTCCACCTACGCAATGTTGGCTGGCGATCCTTCCATCCTCGACGAGCGCGTTCTCAACGGTTTGAAAGAAACCTACAACTCCCTCGGTGTACCCGTAGGCGCTACTGTACAAGCTATCCAAGCGATGAAAGAAGTCACCGCTAGCTTGACTGGTCCCGACGCTGGTAAGGAAATGGGCGTATACTTCGACTACATCTGCTCTGGCTTGAGCTAA
- a CDS encoding YciI family protein: MPWFVKIEKGIVDKTIFDQHVPAHKAYVRDLIDRGHQAKTGYWGCLGGGMMLFQANSMTEAEAIVAQDPLVKSSCVKYELYEWRIVVE, translated from the coding sequence ATGCCTTGGTTTGTCAAGATTGAAAAAGGCATAGTTGACAAAACTATTTTTGACCAACACGTACCCGCCCATAAAGCTTACGTTCGCGATTTAATCGATCGAGGACACCAAGCCAAAACTGGTTATTGGGGGTGTTTGGGTGGCGGAATGATGCTGTTTCAGGCAAACTCCATGACTGAGGCTGAAGCAATTGTGGCTCAAGACCCACTCGTAAAATCTAGTTGTGTTAAATACGAACTATACGAATGGCGGATTGTCGTTGAATGA
- a CDS encoding pentapeptide repeat-containing protein: MRGFRYFLGIAIALLVFVTLPLPAQAASSAAIRAYDDVQVQTKDYSGQNLVRAEFNNTKLAEANFSSADLRGAVFNSAVLRKANLHGVDFSYGIAYLSDLSAADLSDAILTSAMMLRSNFKGAKVTGADFSEAVLDREQVVQLCEYASGVNPVTGVDTRESLGCS; encoded by the coding sequence ATGCGTGGATTTCGGTATTTTCTGGGAATAGCGATCGCCTTACTTGTCTTTGTCACCTTGCCTTTACCTGCTCAAGCTGCCAGTTCCGCAGCAATCCGAGCCTACGATGACGTGCAAGTTCAGACTAAAGATTATTCCGGTCAAAATTTAGTCAGAGCAGAGTTTAATAATACTAAGCTTGCAGAGGCTAATTTTAGTAGCGCTGATTTGCGAGGGGCGGTTTTTAATAGTGCGGTTCTGCGCAAAGCTAACTTGCACGGCGTTGACTTCAGCTATGGTATTGCCTATCTCAGCGATTTATCAGCAGCAGACCTGAGCGATGCAATTTTGACATCAGCCATGATGTTGCGATCGAACTTTAAGGGAGCAAAAGTGACGGGTGCAGATTTTAGCGAAGCCGTGCTAGATCGAGAACAAGTGGTGCAGTTGTGCGAGTACGCTAGTGGGGTTAATCCCGTTACCGGAGTTGATACCCGCGAATCTCTGGGATGTTCCTAA
- a CDS encoding cytochrome c biogenesis protein CcdA, with amino-acid sequence MLETIQTQLYKLEQFADLLVAEQLSHLGWVSIGIIFTAGLLTSLTPCMLSMLPITIGYIGGYEAKSRWQAAAQSTWFALGLATTLAALGIVAALVGKVYGQVGIGLPIIVSIIAILMGLNLLEALPIQLPSFGGMDWISKDFPPAVRSYLIGLTFGLVASPCSTPVLATLLAWVTTTQNTILGAALLLAYTAGYVTPLILAGTFTASIKKLLELRQWSGWITPVSGALLVGFGVFSLLSRIPLS; translated from the coding sequence ATGCTGGAAACCATTCAAACTCAGCTCTACAAACTCGAACAATTTGCCGATCTCTTAGTCGCCGAGCAGTTATCGCATTTGGGCTGGGTCAGCATAGGTATTATCTTTACAGCAGGGTTGCTGACTAGTCTCACACCCTGTATGCTTTCCATGCTGCCCATCACCATCGGTTACATTGGTGGTTATGAAGCTAAAAGTCGCTGGCAAGCCGCAGCTCAATCAACATGGTTTGCGTTGGGATTAGCCACAACTTTAGCAGCCTTGGGAATAGTTGCGGCACTCGTAGGCAAAGTTTACGGTCAAGTTGGGATTGGTCTGCCAATTATTGTTAGCATCATCGCAATTTTGATGGGGCTGAATTTATTAGAAGCCTTACCCATACAACTACCATCGTTTGGGGGGATGGATTGGATTTCTAAAGATTTTCCCCCAGCTGTACGCTCCTATCTCATCGGTCTGACCTTTGGTTTAGTCGCCTCTCCCTGTAGCACCCCAGTGCTAGCAACGCTCCTTGCCTGGGTCACAACTACCCAAAATACCATTCTGGGAGCAGCGTTGTTACTGGCATACACCGCAGGCTACGTAACACCCCTGATCTTAGCTGGTACGTTCACCGCTAGCATTAAGAAGTTGTTAGAGTTGCGGCAGTGGTCGGGGTGGATTACCCCTGTGAGTGGGGCGTTACTGGTAGGATTTGGAGTGTTTTCGCTCTTATCTCGAATTCCACTGAGTTAA
- the apcA gene encoding allophycocyanin subunit alpha, producing MSIVTKSIVNADAEARYLSPGELDRIKSFVTSGERRLRIAQALTDNRERIVKQAGDQLFQKRPDVVSPGGNAYGQEMTATCLRDLDYYLRLITYGVVAGDVTPIEEIGIVGVREMYKSLGTPIEAVAEGVRAMKNVATSMMSGEDAGEAGSYFDYLVGAMQ from the coding sequence ATGAGTATCGTCACGAAGTCCATCGTGAATGCCGACGCAGAAGCTCGCTACCTCAGCCCTGGCGAACTCGATCGGATCAAGAGCTTTGTTACCAGCGGCGAACGCCGTCTGCGCATTGCTCAAGCATTGACCGACAATCGCGAGCGGATCGTGAAGCAAGCTGGCGACCAATTGTTCCAGAAGCGCCCTGACGTTGTTTCTCCTGGTGGAAATGCTTACGGTCAAGAAATGACCGCTACCTGCTTGCGCGACCTAGACTACTACCTCCGCCTGATCACCTACGGAGTTGTAGCTGGCGACGTTACTCCCATTGAAGAAATCGGGATTGTTGGCGTGCGCGAAATGTACAAGTCCCTCGGTACACCCATCGAAGCAGTAGCAGAAGGCGTTCGCGCTATGAAGAACGTAGCTACCTCGATGATGTCTGGTGAAGACGCTGGCGAAGCTGGTTCTTACTTCGATTACCTCGTCGGAGCTATGCAGTAG
- a CDS encoding cytochrome c biogenesis protein: MTLDNSATNSTPRSHLGKFLRAELLPILTDLRLAIVLLLAIAFFSASGTVIEQGQSIEFYKANYPTDPALFGFLSWKVILTIGLDHVYRTWWFLSLLILFATSLTACSFTRQLPALKAARNWKLYDQPRQFQKLALSAELDNASLSSLTQLLQQKRYRVFQGEQDNLYARKGIAGRIGPIIVHIGIVIILAGAIWGAMTGFVAQEMVPSGESFQIRNIIDAGPLAAPQIPKDLALKVNRFWIDYTPTGSIDQFYSDISALDRQGQEVKRKTIFVNQPFRYRGVTFYQTDWGIAAIRIRFNNSPTLQLPMAALNTNGNGRLWGTWIPTKTDLSEGVSLLAKDLQGTLLIYDAKGQLVDTLRAGMATTVNGVTLRIVEVVGSTGLQIKADPGIPIVYAGFGLLMLGVVMSYVSHSQIWALEKDGHFYVGGRTNRAQVAFEREMLEILDQLTQKQEIKL, from the coding sequence ATGACTTTAGATAATTCTGCGACTAATTCAACACCGCGATCGCATTTAGGTAAATTTCTGCGTGCAGAACTCTTACCCATCCTCACAGATTTACGGTTGGCGATCGTCTTATTATTAGCGATCGCCTTCTTTAGCGCTAGCGGTACGGTAATAGAACAAGGACAATCAATCGAGTTTTACAAAGCTAACTATCCTACAGACCCAGCTTTATTTGGTTTCCTGAGTTGGAAAGTTATCTTAACTATAGGCTTAGACCACGTATATCGTACGTGGTGGTTTTTATCGTTACTGATTCTATTTGCTACCAGCCTCACAGCCTGTAGCTTTACCCGCCAGTTACCCGCTCTTAAAGCTGCTCGTAATTGGAAATTATACGACCAACCCCGCCAGTTTCAGAAATTGGCTTTGAGTGCAGAACTTGACAACGCTTCTCTTTCTTCTCTCACTCAATTGTTACAACAAAAGCGCTACCGTGTCTTTCAAGGCGAACAAGATAACTTATATGCCCGTAAAGGTATTGCAGGAAGAATTGGTCCAATTATCGTTCACATTGGTATTGTCATCATTTTAGCTGGGGCAATTTGGGGAGCGATGACGGGTTTTGTCGCTCAAGAAATGGTTCCTAGTGGTGAAAGCTTTCAGATACGTAACATCATTGATGCTGGACCACTAGCAGCACCTCAAATTCCCAAAGATTTAGCTTTAAAAGTCAATCGCTTTTGGATCGATTACACTCCGACTGGTAGTATCGACCAATTTTATTCCGATATATCTGCACTCGATCGCCAGGGGCAAGAAGTCAAACGCAAGACTATATTTGTCAACCAACCTTTTCGCTACCGAGGCGTAACTTTTTATCAAACCGACTGGGGAATTGCAGCAATTCGGATTCGGTTTAATAACAGCCCAACCTTGCAGTTACCAATGGCAGCTTTAAATACCAATGGTAACGGTCGTTTGTGGGGAACATGGATTCCTACGAAAACAGATTTGAGTGAGGGCGTTTCTCTGCTAGCAAAAGATTTACAGGGAACGCTATTGATTTATGATGCCAAAGGTCAGTTAGTTGATACCCTGCGGGCGGGAATGGCTACCACTGTCAACGGTGTGACGCTGAGAATTGTCGAGGTGGTTGGCAGTACGGGCTTACAAATTAAAGCTGACCCTGGAATCCCCATTGTCTATGCAGGTTTTGGCTTGTTGATGTTGGGAGTTGTGATGAGTTATGTTTCCCACTCGCAAATTTGGGCTTTAGAAAAAGACGGTCATTTTTATGTTGGTGGCAGAACCAATCGAGCGCAGGTGGCTTTTGAACGAGAAATGCTAGAAATTCTAGACCAACTCACCCAAAAACAGGAGATTAAATTGTAG
- the queF gene encoding preQ(1) synthase, producing MSVEEIKYGERQIAEGKLITFPNPRIGRRYEIHITLPEFTCKCPFSGYPDFATINITYVPDERVVELKAIKLYINSYRDRYISHEESVNQILDDFVAACDPLEAHIKGDFAPRGNVHTVIEVHHQKSA from the coding sequence ATGTCAGTAGAGGAAATCAAGTACGGCGAACGCCAGATTGCTGAGGGAAAGCTAATTACATTTCCCAACCCACGGATCGGACGACGGTACGAGATCCACATTACTCTGCCGGAATTTACCTGTAAGTGTCCTTTTTCTGGCTATCCTGATTTTGCCACGATTAACATTACATACGTCCCTGACGAACGGGTAGTGGAGCTAAAAGCTATTAAACTTTATATTAATAGCTATCGCGATCGCTACATTTCTCACGAAGAGAGCGTCAATCAGATTCTCGATGACTTTGTAGCAGCTTGCGATCCTTTAGAAGCCCATATCAAAGGTGATTTTGCCCCCCGTGGTAACGTACATACAGTTATTGAGGTACACCACCAAAAGTCTGCTTAA
- a CDS encoding phycobilisome linker polypeptide, which produces MRMFKVTACVPSQTRIRTQRELQNTYFTKLVPYDNWFREQQRIMKMGGKIVKVQLATGKPGMNTGLL; this is translated from the coding sequence ATGCGGATGTTTAAGGTAACAGCTTGCGTCCCTAGCCAAACTCGGATTCGGACGCAGCGCGAATTACAAAATACCTATTTCACCAAACTGGTTCCTTACGACAACTGGTTCCGCGAGCAGCAACGGATCATGAAAATGGGTGGCAAAATTGTGAAGGTACAATTAGCTACTGGCAAGCCTGGAATGAATACAGGTTTGCTGTAA
- a CDS encoding FtsW/RodA/SpoVE family cell cycle protein, producing the protein MKLLRRIVTFFFPPVSQWAILPRLLHWMTFLWLFIGLAVLFSASYVEGETMGDGFYYVKRQLAWIFIGLLGFNYVIHAPLKRILNVSHWFFLILIGLLFLIFVPGMGIKVNGAMRWLNLRIIAIQPSELIKPFLVLQSAKIFGRWHQISPGNRILWILIFILMLGGILLQPNLSMTALCGMSIWLVALAAAIPYLYLVPAALLGVGTAALSAMLRPYQMKRLMLYRNPWQDASGHGYQLVQSLIAIGSGGIWGKGFGLSQQKLFYLPIQYTDFIFAIFAEEFGFVGCLLLLLMLMVYATLALLVAFNARNPVFRLVAIGAMILMVGQSLLNIGVATGALPTTGLPFPLMSYGGNSMMTSLIIAGLLIRVARESSEAEIVPFQERKQERFV; encoded by the coding sequence GTGAAGCTGCTACGCCGGATCGTCACCTTTTTCTTCCCTCCTGTTTCCCAATGGGCAATTCTGCCAAGATTACTGCATTGGATGACCTTTCTCTGGTTATTCATCGGATTAGCGGTTCTCTTTTCTGCTTCCTATGTCGAAGGCGAAACTATGGGAGATGGTTTTTACTATGTCAAGCGTCAACTGGCATGGATATTTATTGGATTATTAGGATTTAACTACGTCATCCATGCCCCACTTAAAAGAATTTTAAATGTCTCCCATTGGTTCTTTCTGATTTTAATAGGATTACTATTTTTGATTTTTGTTCCTGGAATGGGAATAAAAGTGAATGGTGCCATGCGCTGGCTGAATCTGAGGATTATAGCAATTCAACCATCAGAATTGATCAAGCCATTTTTAGTCCTCCAAAGTGCGAAGATTTTTGGTAGATGGCATCAAATTAGCCCAGGAAATCGTATTCTCTGGATATTAATTTTTATTTTGATGCTAGGGGGGATTTTACTACAGCCAAATCTGAGTATGACCGCTCTGTGTGGTATGAGTATATGGTTAGTAGCGCTAGCAGCAGCCATACCCTATCTTTACTTAGTACCTGCGGCATTATTAGGAGTTGGAACTGCAGCGCTGAGTGCAATGCTGCGACCGTACCAAATGAAGCGATTGATGTTGTACCGTAATCCTTGGCAAGATGCATCAGGGCATGGATATCAATTAGTACAAAGTTTAATTGCTATTGGTTCCGGTGGAATTTGGGGTAAGGGATTTGGCTTATCACAACAAAAGTTATTTTATTTGCCAATTCAATACACCGATTTCATTTTTGCTATTTTTGCTGAAGAGTTCGGCTTTGTTGGTTGCCTTTTACTATTATTAATGTTGATGGTTTATGCAACTCTGGCTTTACTTGTAGCGTTTAATGCCCGCAATCCAGTTTTTAGATTAGTTGCGATCGGGGCAATGATATTGATGGTAGGGCAATCTTTACTTAATATTGGTGTAGCGACAGGAGCGCTACCAACTACAGGTCTACCCTTTCCACTCATGAGTTATGGTGGAAATTCAATGATGACAAGTTTAATTATTGCTGGATTGCTAATTCGTGTCGCCCGAGAAAGTAGCGAAGCAGAAATTGTACCTTTTCAAGAGCGAAAACAAGAGCGGTTTGTTTAA